CAACGGCTCAGGAGCGACAGCTCGTTCACCAGTTCGGGCAGGCGCGTGGCGGGTTCCTTGGCCAGACGCTCGTGCATCCGGGCGAGGTCAATGAACCCGACCTCGTGGGTGCCGGTGTAGGTGATGGCCAGGGTCTTGGCGTCGGGGGAGATGACCGCGGCGAAGGGCATGGCGTGGCCGTTGCTTGCCTCGTCGAGCAGCAGGGTGGCCAGGTGCTTGCGCGTCTTGGCGTCCACGATGCTCAGGCCGCTGTTGTTCACCCAGCCGCGTTCGAGCTGGGTGGGCGGCAGGTTGAAGCGCGCGACCACGTGGACCACGTAGACCCACGCGCCGTCGGGCGAGCAGGCGATCTGGCGGACGTCGGTGGCGCCCGAGGGGAGTTTCACGTGGGCGAGGGGCTTGAGCGTCCTGGTGTCGTAGGCATCGAGCGCGGCGGCGGCCTCGGGGTCGGTGGCGGGGCCGAGGGGCAGCAGGTTGGCGGCCCACAGCGTGGCGCCGTCGGGCGAGAGGGCGCAGAAGAACGGCTCGCGCGTGGCGGGGAGAGCGGTCACGGCCTTCTTCGCCGCTACGTCCACAACGTTCACGCGGTTCAGGAAGCGGTCGCAGGCGAACAGCCGCGAGCCGTCGGCGGCCAGGGCGAGGCCGAAGACGCCCCGTCCCGCCTCGAACGTGCCCGTGATATTGCCCTTCGCGGTCGCCACGGCGGCGACCATCCCCGAGTCGGAATCGGCCGCGTAGAGCACGGCTCCGTCGGGCGAGAGCGCCAGGCCGGCGGGCGCTCCGCCCACGGGCGCCGTCCAGACGACCTTGCCCGCGGCGACATCCACCGCCGACACGGCCCCTGCCGTGTGGTGCGAGACGAAGAGCCGCGAGCCGTCCTTGGACGCCAGGATGGCGAACGGCGACTGATAGGCGGGGCGCTGCTCCGCGCCCAGCCCGGCCGCTGCGGCCAGTCCCAGAAGCACCGCCGACCCGAGTCGTGACACGCCCGTCATGCAGTTGGCCTTTGCTGGTGAAGCCTCGGAAGGGTGTTTGCCGCTCAACCTCCTCGGGTTCAATTGTAGTGGTTCTCGCCGTTCGCATCAAGCGCTCTGGCCGCGCCCGCGGGCGCCCATGTTGACACGGCGCGGCGATCCCCGTACGATCGGAGGCGCTTGGGAGGTTGTGCACAGGAAAGGAAAGGCGGCCTATGGGCGAGAGGTTCGGGGGCAAGGTGGCAATTGTCACAGGCTCGTCGTCGGGCATCGGCAAGGCGACGGCCCTGCGGCTGGCCCGCGAGGGCGCGGCGGTGTGCGGCGTGGCCAACCGCAATGTCGAGGGCGGCCAGGCGACCGCGCGCGAGATTGCGGACGCCGGGGGCAGGGGCCTCTTCGTGCAGGCCGACGTGGGCGCCGAGGCCGATTGCCAGCGCGTGGTGGCCGCGACCCTCGCCGCCTTCGGGCGCGTGGACATCCTGGTCAATAACGCGGGCATCACCAAGGGCGCGCCGCTCGAGAAGCTCGACGTGGCGACCTGGGACCTCGTGCACAACACGAACCTGAAGAGTGCCTTCCTCATGGCTCGCGCGGTCGTGCCCGACATGCTCTCCCGCGGGTGGGGCCGGGTGGTCAACATCGCCTCGGTGCACGCCGTGGCCACTTATGCCCCTTACGCCGTCTACTCGGCCTCGAAGGCGGGGCTGTGCGGCCTGACGCGCGGCCTGGCCGTGGAGTTCGCCGGGCGCGGCATCTGCTTCAATTGCGTGCTGCCCGGGGCCATTGACCTGTCGCTCTTTCCGCGGTCGAATCAGGCGGTGGACCGTGCCGCCTGGCGCCCCCGCCCGAACGAGGCTATTCCCGCGAAGCGCACCGGCGCGCCCGACGAGATCGCCGCGGCTGTCGCCTTCCTCGCCTCCGACGAGGCGTCCTATATCAACGGCGCGGCGCTGACCGTGGATGGCGGCATGCTCTCCATCCTCCGAGACCGCTGAGGCGGGCACGAGGCGCGTTACCTTCGGTGTCGGTCCCTGGGATGGCCTTCGGGATGAAGGGGTGGCAGGCTTGCGGTGCAGGACCTTGGGGCGGCTCGGTTGGCGTGTGAGCGAGATCGGCCTCGGCGGGGCGTGGCTGGCGGGACGACGCGGCGATCTTCCCCTCGAGGAGAGCGCCGAGATCGTGCGCCAGGCCCTCGCCCTCGGCATCAACTACATAGACACGGCGCGGGCCTATGGCCGCTCGGAGGAGATCCTCGGCGTCGCTCTGGAGGGCGTGTCGCAACCCTACCGCCTCGCCACCAAGGCCGGCTGCACCCCGCACGGCTTCGACTACTCGCGCGACGCGGTGCTGGCCAGCTTCGAGACCAGCCTGCGCCTGCTGCGGCGCGACCGGGTGGACCTCCTCCAGCTCCACGAGGCGCCCACGGCCGGCTGGGACCGCCTGATGGGCAAGGGCGGCGCGGCCGAGGCCCTGCACCACTTGAAGCAGCAGGGCGCGGTCGGCGCGATTGGCGTCACGGGGCGCACGCCCGCGTTCCTCGCCCGGCTGGCGGCTACCGACGAGTTCGACACCGTGCTCAGCTACT
This genomic stretch from Planctomycetota bacterium harbors:
- a CDS encoding c-type cytochrome → MTGVSRLGSAVLLGLAAAAGLGAEQRPAYQSPFAILASKDGSRLFVSHHTAGAVSAVDVAAGKVVWTAPVGGAPAGLALSPDGAVLYAADSDSGMVAAVATAKGNITGTFEAGRGVFGLALAADGSRLFACDRFLNRVNVVDVAAKKAVTALPATREPFFCALSPDGATLWAANLLPLGPATDPEAAAALDAYDTRTLKPLAHVKLPSGATDVRQIACSPDGAWVYVVHVVARFNLPPTQLERGWVNNSGLSIVDAKTRKHLATLLLDEASNGHAMPFAAVISPDAKTLAITYTGTHEVGFIDLARMHERLAKEPATRLPELVNELSLLSRWGAIRRCTSGGRGPHGAAFSPKGDTLYVANYFSDNLALVNVEKAKLAGTIALGPAVQPDLARRGEMLFFDATICYQRWQSCGTCHPDARVDGLNWDLLNDGMGNPKNNKSMLNAHRTAPMMSLGIREDMEHAVRAGLQFILYRQVIEEEATAIDAYIRSLTPRPSPHRNRDGSLTPEAKRGEAIFKSSKAACSACHTGELFTDCKTHDVGTAGPLDANVKEFDNPSLLELYRTGPYLHDGRAVTLQELLTKFNPGDRHGRTSHLSKQEIEDLVAYLLSL
- a CDS encoding 3-oxoacyl-ACP reductase family protein encodes the protein MGERFGGKVAIVTGSSSGIGKATALRLAREGAAVCGVANRNVEGGQATAREIADAGGRGLFVQADVGAEADCQRVVAATLAAFGRVDILVNNAGITKGAPLEKLDVATWDLVHNTNLKSAFLMARAVVPDMLSRGWGRVVNIASVHAVATYAPYAVYSASKAGLCGLTRGLAVEFAGRGICFNCVLPGAIDLSLFPRSNQAVDRAAWRPRPNEAIPAKRTGAPDEIAAAVAFLASDEASYINGAALTVDGGMLSILRDR
- a CDS encoding aldo/keto reductase; this encodes MRCRTLGRLGWRVSEIGLGGAWLAGRRGDLPLEESAEIVRQALALGINYIDTARAYGRSEEILGVALEGVSQPYRLATKAGCTPHGFDYSRDAVLASFETSLRLLRRDRVDLLQLHEAPTAGWDRLMGKGGAAEALHHLKQQGAVGAIGVTGRTPAFLARLAATDEFDTVLSYCDYDLTTRLARDELLPVAARHKVGIVLGSPLRVGLLGQPREAALPGYAEPLRPRLERLHDLADREGMPLRHLALRYLLSDADVSTVLSGAGSVDEVRDVLAAAAAGALPGRVLAAIREIQGEAGNKERTE